A region of Arabidopsis thaliana chromosome 5, partial sequence DNA encodes the following proteins:
- a CDS encoding Protein kinase superfamily protein (Protein kinase superfamily protein; FUNCTIONS IN: protein serine/threonine kinase activity, protein kinase activity, kinase activity, ATP binding; INVOLVED IN: protein amino acid phosphorylation; LOCATED IN: endomembrane system; EXPRESSED IN: 17 plant structures; EXPRESSED DURING: 10 growth stages; CONTAINS InterPro DOMAIN/s: Protein kinase, ATP binding site (InterPro:IPR017441), Protein kinase, catalytic domain (InterPro:IPR000719), Serine-threonine/tyrosine-protein kinase (InterPro:IPR001245), Protein kinase-like domain (InterPro:IPR011009), Serine/threonine-protein kinase, active site (InterPro:IPR008271); BEST Arabidopsis thaliana protein match is: phytosulfokin receptor 1 (TAIR:AT2G02220.1); Has 1807 Blast hits to 1807 proteins in 277 species: Archae - 0; Bacteria - 0; Metazoa - 736; Fungi - 347; Plants - 385; Viruses - 0; Other Eukaryotes - 339 (source: NCBI BLink).), with translation MDYQISLILATSISSIFLLLIVFTVVMIVCRRRPPIQNHPRRNRNFPDPDPDLNTETVTESFDPSICEISMAELTIATKNFSSDLIVGDGSFGLVYRAQLSNGVVVAVKKLDHDALQGFREFAAEMDTLGRLNHPNIVRILGYCISGSDRILIYEFLEKSSLDYWLHETDEENSPLTWSTRVNITRDVAKGLAYLHGLPKPIIHRDIKSSNVLLDSDFVAHIADFGLARRIDASRSHVSTQVAGTMGYMPPEYWEGNTAATVKADVYSFGVLMLELATRRRPNLTVVVDEKEVGLAQWAVIMVEQNRCYEMLDFGGVCGSEKGVEEYFRIACLCIKESTRERPTMVQVVELLEELCRFM, from the coding sequence ATGGATTACCAAATCTCACTAATCCTAGCCACCAGCATAAGCTCCATCTTCCTCTTGCTTATCGTCTTCACCGTCGTTATGATCGTATGTCGCCGTCGTCCTCCAATCCAAAACCATCCTCGCCGGAATCGTAACTTCCCCGACCCCGATCCCGATCTAAACACGGAAACAGTAACCGAAAGCTTCGATCCATCAATCTGTGAAATATCCATGGCGGAACTCACTATAGCAACTAAAAACTTCTCATCGGATCTTATCGTCGGCGACGGAAGTTTCGGTCTCGTTTATCGAGCTCAGCTCTCAAACGGCGTCGTAGTCGCCGTTAAAAAGCTCGATCACGACGCTTTACAAGGATTCCGAGAATTCGCAGCCGAAATGGACACTCTAGGTCGTCTCAATCACCCAAACATAGTTAGGATCCTCGGTTATTGCATCTCGGGATCAGATCGGATTCTTATCTACGAGTTCTTAGAGAAAAGTAGTCTTGACTATTGGTTACACGAGACTGACGAAGAGAACAGTCCATTGACTTGGTCAACGCGCGTGAATATCACGCGCGATGTGGCCAAGGGTTTAGCTTATCTGCATGGTTTACCGAAACCAATTATACATAGAGATATCAAATCGAGTAATGTGCTGTTGGATTCGGATTTCGTGGCGCATATTGCGGATTTCGGATTGGCGCGAAGGATCGATGCGTCGAGGTCGCATGTGTCGACGCAAGTGGCGGGGACGATGGGGTACATGCCACCGGAGTATTGGGAAGGGAATACCGCGGCGACGGTTAAAGCtgatgtttatagttttggtGTATTGATGTTGGAATTGGCGACGCGGAGACGGCCGAATTTAACGGTTGTTGTGGATGAGAAGGAAGTTGGGTTGGCTCAATGGGCTGTGATCATGGTGGAGCAAAATCGGTGTTATGAAATGTTGGATTTTGGAGGTGTTTGTGGTAGTGAGAAGGGAGTGGAAGAGTATTTTAGGATTGCTTGTCTTTGTATTAAAGAGTCGACTAGAGAAAGGCCTACTATGGTTCAAGTGGTGGAGTTATTGGAGGAGTTATGTCGATTTATGTAG
- a CDS encoding Pentatricopeptide repeat (PPR) superfamily protein has product MLHMILSQRVILLRKYHSSANALVTKSPNSIPELVKHIDSDLIRNAHKVFDEIPELDVISATAVIGRFVKESRHVEASQAFKRLLCLGIRPNEFTFGTVIGSSTTSRDVKLVIGGFSQTGRNEEAVNTFVDMLREGVVIPNESTFPCAITAISNIASHGAGKSIHACAIKFLGKRFNVFVWNSLISFYSKCGNMEDSLLAFNKLEEEQRNIVSWNSMIWGYAHNGRGEEAVAMFEKMVKDTNLRPNNVTILGVLFACNHAGLIQEGYMYFNKAVNDYDDPNLLELEHYACMVDMLSRSGRFKEAEELIKSMPLDPGIGFWKALLGGCQIHSNKRLAKLAASKILELDPRDVSSYVMLSNAYSAMENWQNVSLIRRKMKETGLKRFTGCSWIEVRDQIRVFVNADKNNELKDEVYRMLALVSQHLEENECWKDL; this is encoded by the exons ATGTTGCATATGATTTTATCTCAAAGAGTAATCCTTTTACGAAAATATCACTCTTCTGCAAATGCCCTTGTTACCAAATCACCAAATTCTATCCCCGAGTTGGTTAAACATATTGATTCGGATCTGATACGTAATGCACATaaggtgttcgacgaaattcCTGAGTTAGATGTCATTTCTGCTACAGCGGTGATTGGTCGCTTTGTGAAGGAAAGCAGACATGTGGAAGCAAGTCAAGCCTTCAAAAGGTTGTTGTGTTTAGGCATAAGGCCAAATGAGTTCACGTTTGGCACGGTCATTGGGTCTTCTACAACTTCGAGAGATGTCAAATTGG TTATTGGAGGGTTTAGCCAGACGGGGCGGAACGAAGAGGCTGTGAATACTTTTGTGGATATGTTAAGGGAAGGTGTGGTGATACCTAACGAATCAACCTTCCCTTGTGCTATAACAGCCATATCTAATATAGCTTCTCATGGTGCTGGTAAGAGTATTCACGCCTGCGCTATAAAGTTCTTGGGGAAGCGATTCAATGTCTTTGTTTGGAACTCTCTGATCAGTTTTTACTCAAAATGTGGGAACATGGAAGATAGTCTTCTGGCTTTCAACAAGCTCGAAGAAGAACAACGGAACATTGTATCTTGGAACTCTATGATATGGGGTTATGCGCACAAcggaagaggagaagaagctgtAGCCATGTTTGAGAAAATGGTTAAAGACACAAACCTGAGACCAAACAACGTGACAATCCTTGGAGTATTATTTGCGTGTAACCATGCGGGCCTAATACAAGAAGGGTACATGTATTTTAACAAAGCTGTGAATGATTATGATGATCCAAACCTACTAGAACTGGAGCACTATGCTTGTATGGTGGATATGCTTTCTAGGTCCGGCCGTTtcaaagaagcagaagagcTTATTAAAAGTATGCCTCTTGACCCAGGAATCGGGTTTTGGAAGGCATTGCTTGGGGGATGCCAGATTCACTCAAACAAGCGTCTGGCTAAATTAGCGGCGTCAAAAATCTTGGAATTGGATCCTAGAGATGTTTCATCATACGTAATGCTTTCAAATGCTTATTCTGCTATGGAAAACTGGCAGAATGTGTCGCTGATACGGAGGAAAATGAAGGAGACTGGTTTAAAGCGTTTTACGGGATGTAGTTGGATTGAAGTTAGAGACCAAATTCGTGTCTTTGTGAATGCTGACAAGAACAACGAACTTAAGGATGAAGTCTATAGGATGTTGGCACTTGTTTCTCAACatcttgaagaaaatgaatgttgGAAAGACTTGTGA
- a CDS encoding BRCA1-A complex subunit BRE-like protein (CONTAINS InterPro DOMAIN/s: Brain/reproductive organ-expressed protein (InterPro:IPR010358); Has 35333 Blast hits to 34131 proteins in 2444 species: Archae - 798; Bacteria - 22429; Metazoa - 974; Fungi - 991; Plants - 531; Viruses - 0; Other Eukaryotes - 9610 (source: NCBI BLink).), protein MAFEEFPPLIADQLHYLLNHSPDSIKIANVWSGNKINPKILDRFTLVIPYCLETIKWDVIYNSEYAMDPPDFVFGPDDEDFVPCKCSAIAPDDDQISSLEKALSEWDHEDSTRLLVIIQGLRDQYVAYQRRRVGQVDDDRVKFEISTVLTRKGIEMQMASGVDKPEEVKFAVPLVMDMNINKMVVGCPWKHQQKIYLQVVYPILRKYEAAPSAPRLKLVSYYDLKSLFSVEDVKLSPWMDGMCLAEYLPHLEETLERQIHEAVAAIDLRRSFIEALSLNLGRPLEADPTFCRKATFLNASGQFTFMVHFFFSTQFPKQQPTLMLQSCQHLNQSSVPVKSNLLTEYPWSPRWEVGRMAERLCDFLTDEAVNFKKYCNEALLQH, encoded by the exons ATGGCGTTCGAAGAATTCCCACCTCTAATCGCCGACCAGCTCCACTACTTACTCAATCACTCACCTGATTCCATCAAG atCGCAAACGTGTGGTCTGGTAACAAAATTAATCCCAAGATTCTCGATCGCTTTACTCTCGTGATACCTTACTGTCTAGAGACAATCAAAT GGGATGTTATTTACAATTCAGAGTATGCAATGGATCCTCCAGATTTCGTATTTGGACCAGACGACGAAGATTTTGTGCCGTGTAAGTGTAGCGCTATTGCTCCTGATGATGATCAGATATCATCACTGGAGAAGGCTTTGTCTGAGTGGGATCACGAGGACTCCACTCGGTTACTTGTTATCATTCAAGGATTGAG GGATCAATATGTGGCCTACCAAAGAAGGCGTGTGGGTCAAGTTGATGATGATCGAGTTAAGTTTGAGATTAGCACCGTCTTAACTCGCAAG GGAATTGAAATGCAAATGGCTTCAGGAGTTGACAAG CCAGAGGAAGTCAAGTTTGCAGTACCTCTTGTGATGGATatgaacataaacaaaatggTGGTTGGCTGCCCTTGGAAGCATCAGCAGAAGATTTATCTTCAG GTAGTATACCCGATTCTTCGGAAATATGAAGCAGCACCGTCAGCACCTCGTTTGAAATTAGTATCATATTATGATTTAAAATCGCTATTCTCTGTTGAGGATGTTAAACTTTCTCCATGGATGGACGGGAT GTGCTTGGCTGAATATCTTCCCCATCTTGAAGAAACACTTGAGAGACAG ATCCATGAAGCTGTTGCTGCAATTGATTTAAGGAGGAGTTTTATTGAGGCATTAAGTCTTAATCTGGGAAGACCTCTTGAAGCCGATCCT ACCTTTTGCCGTAAGGCTACATTCCTTAATGCCTCTGGACAATTTACTTTCATG gttcatttcttcttttcaactCAATTTCCGAAGCAGCAACCAACTCTGATGCTGCAAAGTTGTCAG CATTTAAACCAATCGAGTGTGCCAGTGAAATCGAATCTCCTCACTGAGTACCCATGGAGTCCAAGATGGGAAGTGGGACGCATGGCTGAGCGACTGTG TGACTTCCTGACCGACGAGGCTgtcaactttaaaaaatattgtaacgAAGCTCTGCTCCAACATTAG
- a CDS encoding Pentatricopeptide repeat (PPR) superfamily protein (Pentatricopeptide repeat (PPR) superfamily protein; FUNCTIONS IN: binding; INVOLVED IN: biological_process unknown; LOCATED IN: cellular_component unknown; EXPRESSED IN: 18 plant structures; EXPRESSED DURING: 9 growth stages; CONTAINS InterPro DOMAIN/s: Pentatricopeptide repeat (InterPro:IPR002885), Tetratricopeptide-like helical (InterPro:IPR011990); BEST Arabidopsis thaliana protein match is: Pentatricopeptide repeat (PPR) superfamily protein (TAIR:AT2G13600.1); Has 29992 Blast hits to 12037 proteins in 182 species: Archae - 10; Bacteria - 16; Metazoa - 15; Fungi - 6; Plants - 29705; Viruses - 0; Other Eukaryotes - 240 (source: NCBI BLink).): protein MLHMILSQRVILLRKYHSSANALVTKSPNSIPELVKHIDSDLIRNAHKVFDEIPELDVISATAVIGRFVKESRHVEASQAFKRLLCLGIRPNEFTFGTVIGSSTTSRDVKLGKQLHCYALKMGLASNVFVGSAVLNCYVKLSTLTDARRCFDDTRDPNVVSITNLISGYLKKHEFEEALSLFRAMPERSVVTWNAVIGGFSQTGRNEEAVNTFVDMLREGVVIPNESTFPCAITAISNIASHGAGKSIHACAIKFLGKRFNVFVWNSLISFYSKCGNMEDSLLAFNKLEEEQRNIVSWNSMIWGYAHNGRGEEAVAMFEKMVKDTNLRPNNVTILGVLFACNHAGLIQEGYMYFNKAVNDYDDPNLLELEHYACMVDMLSRSGRFKEAEELIKSMPLDPGIGFWKALLGGCQIHSNKRLAKLAASKILELDPRDVSSYVMLSNAYSAMENWQNVSLIRRKMKETGLKRFTGCSWIEVRDQIRVFVNADKNNELKDEVYRMLALVSQHLEENECWKDL from the coding sequence ATGTTGCATATGATTTTATCTCAAAGAGTAATCCTTTTACGAAAATATCACTCTTCTGCAAATGCCCTTGTTACCAAATCACCAAATTCTATCCCCGAGTTGGTTAAACATATTGATTCGGATCTGATACGTAATGCACATaaggtgttcgacgaaattcCTGAGTTAGATGTCATTTCTGCTACAGCGGTGATTGGTCGCTTTGTGAAGGAAAGCAGACATGTGGAAGCAAGTCAAGCCTTCAAAAGGTTGTTGTGTTTAGGCATAAGGCCAAATGAGTTCACGTTTGGCACGGTCATTGGGTCTTCTACAACTTCGAGAGATGTCAAATTGGGTAAGCAGCTTCATTGTTATGCGTTAAAGATGGGACTTGCGTCGAATGTGTTTGTTGGTAGTGCGGTTTTGAACTGTTATGTGAAACTGAGTACGTTGACAGATGCTCGTAGATGTTTTGATGACACTAGAGACCCAAACGTAGTTTCTATTACCAATTTGATTAGTGGGTACCTTAAGAAacatgaatttgaagaagctCTTTCGTTGTTTAGAGCAATGCCTGAGAGAAGTGTTGTTACTTGGAATGCAGTTATTGGAGGGTTTAGCCAGACGGGGCGGAACGAAGAGGCTGTGAATACTTTTGTGGATATGTTAAGGGAAGGTGTGGTGATACCTAACGAATCAACCTTCCCTTGTGCTATAACAGCCATATCTAATATAGCTTCTCATGGTGCTGGTAAGAGTATTCACGCCTGCGCTATAAAGTTCTTGGGGAAGCGATTCAATGTCTTTGTTTGGAACTCTCTGATCAGTTTTTACTCAAAATGTGGGAACATGGAAGATAGTCTTCTGGCTTTCAACAAGCTCGAAGAAGAACAACGGAACATTGTATCTTGGAACTCTATGATATGGGGTTATGCGCACAAcggaagaggagaagaagctgtAGCCATGTTTGAGAAAATGGTTAAAGACACAAACCTGAGACCAAACAACGTGACAATCCTTGGAGTATTATTTGCGTGTAACCATGCGGGCCTAATACAAGAAGGGTACATGTATTTTAACAAAGCTGTGAATGATTATGATGATCCAAACCTACTAGAACTGGAGCACTATGCTTGTATGGTGGATATGCTTTCTAGGTCCGGCCGTTtcaaagaagcagaagagcTTATTAAAAGTATGCCTCTTGACCCAGGAATCGGGTTTTGGAAGGCATTGCTTGGGGGATGCCAGATTCACTCAAACAAGCGTCTGGCTAAATTAGCGGCGTCAAAAATCTTGGAATTGGATCCTAGAGATGTTTCATCATACGTAATGCTTTCAAATGCTTATTCTGCTATGGAAAACTGGCAGAATGTGTCGCTGATACGGAGGAAAATGAAGGAGACTGGTTTAAAGCGTTTTACGGGATGTAGTTGGATTGAAGTTAGAGACCAAATTCGTGTCTTTGTGAATGCTGACAAGAACAACGAACTTAAGGATGAAGTCTATAGGATGTTGGCACTTGTTTCTCAACatcttgaagaaaatgaatgttgGAAAGACTTGTGA
- a CDS encoding F-box and associated interaction domains-containing protein (F-box and associated interaction domains-containing protein; CONTAINS InterPro DOMAIN/s: F-box domain, cyclin-like (InterPro:IPR001810), F-box domain, Skp2-like (InterPro:IPR022364), F-box associated domain, type 3 (InterPro:IPR013187), F-box associated interaction domain (InterPro:IPR017451); BEST Arabidopsis thaliana protein match is: F-box family protein (TAIR:AT1G30920.1); Has 1807 Blast hits to 1807 proteins in 277 species: Archae - 0; Bacteria - 0; Metazoa - 736; Fungi - 347; Plants - 385; Viruses - 0; Other Eukaryotes - 339 (source: NCBI BLink).), translated as MNGEENSDSIPIDLILEILSRLPAKSITRFHCVSKLWGSMLCRPYFNELFLTISSARPRLLFAFSKHGEWRFFSSPQPQNPYGKSSFVATADFHTKFSQNLNICNYTSGLVYFSAMWITKADVICNPSTGHYAMLPKLLLTYGETRSFFLFDPVGKQFKVLLMNKINNNETKDIHILTLGTRKVRWRKIQQCPLIHIVSHEWICINGALYYIAYNIDDFLGYIVCFDVRSEKFKCLNLNQDCFSERSTKLIYYKGKLGVVNLKYAHGGGFPLKLCMWVLEDVEKQEWTTSVYTLRDEDRVVKVYYDLFIVGITATGEIVLAKKKVCKPFYVFYFNLERNTLLSVEIQGFGEYQSCCSVHAFVDHVEDLNVYAFVEHMKKTYEYDATSISPSEQKL; from the coding sequence ATGAATGGAGAAGAAAACTCAGATTCCATCCCTATCGATCTCATTCTTGAGATACTCTCGAGATTGCCTGCAAAGTCAATCACTAGGTTTCATTGCGTCTCAAAGCTATGGGGTTCCATGCTTTGCCGTCCATATTTCAACGAGTTGTTCTTGACCATATCGTCAGCTCGTCCACGTCTCTTATTTGCCTTTTCAAAACACGGTGAGTGGAGGTTTTTCTCGTCGCCTCAGCCTCAGAATCCATATGGGAAGTCATCTTTTGTAGCAACTGCGGATTTTCATACGAAGTTCTCTCAAAACCTAAACATTTGTAACTATACTTCTGGTTTGGTATATTTCTCTGCTATGTGGATCACAAAGGCAGATGTCATATGTAACCCTAGCACGGGACATTATGCGATGTTACCTAAATTGTTGTTGACGTATGGAGAGACGagaagcttttttttgtttgatccgGTTGGCAAGCAATTCAAGGTATTGCTCATGAATAAGATAAACAATAATGAAACAAAGGACATTCATATTTTGACATTGGGAACTAGAAAAGTGAGATGGAGGAAGATCCAACAATGCCCCTTGATCCATATTGTTTCGCATGAATGGATATGCATCAATGGGGCTTTGTATTACATAGCTTATAACATTGATGATTTCTTGGGGTATATAGTTTGCTTTGATGTCAGGTCCGAGAAATTCAAATGTCTAAATCTAAACCAAGACTGTTTTTCTGAACGATCTACTAAATTGATATACTATAAAGGTAAATTAGGTGTGGTTAATTTGAAGTATGCTCATGGCGGTGGATTTCCCCTTAAGTTATGTATGTGGGTTCTAGAGGATGTGGAGAAACAGGAATGGACAACATCTGTGTACACTTTGAGGGATGAGGATAGAGTCGTTAAGGTTTACTACGATCTTTTTATTGTTGGGATAACTGCTACAGGTGAAATTGTTTTGGCGAAGAAAAAGGTATGTAAGCCGTTTTATGTCTTCTACTTTAATCTCGAAAGGAACACTCTCCTAAGTGTTGAAATCCAAGGTTTTGGAGAATACCAAAGCTGTTGTAGTGTTCACGCCTTTGTAGACCATGTAGAGGATCTTAATGTTTACGCCTTTGTAGAACatatgaagaaaacatatgaatatgatgCAACATCAATAAGCCCATCAGAACAGAAGCTTTAA
- a CDS encoding F-box and associated interaction domains-containing protein (F-box and associated interaction domains-containing protein; CONTAINS InterPro DOMAIN/s: F-box domain, cyclin-like (InterPro:IPR001810), F-box domain, Skp2-like (InterPro:IPR022364), F-box associated domain, type 1 (InterPro:IPR006527), F-box associated interaction domain (InterPro:IPR017451); BEST Arabidopsis thaliana protein match is: F-box and associated interaction domains-containing protein (TAIR:AT2G17830.1); Has 30201 Blast hits to 17322 proteins in 780 species: Archae - 12; Bacteria - 1396; Metazoa - 17338; Fungi - 3422; Plants - 5037; Viruses - 0; Other Eukaryotes - 2996 (source: NCBI BLink).): protein MTIMSDLPRDLLAEILSRVPLTSLRAVRLTCKKWNDLSKDRSFLKKQIVETKKKQLESKEIEVIMMRNFRVYLTSIDIHNNVDPSFTPKGTLISLSDDANHHQVDNVSRVFHCDGLLLCITKDLHYRLVVWNPYFGQTRWIQPRNSYHRKDNYALGYDEKKNHKILRLKDNYYAPRERICEFELYSFESNSWKVVLDVSPDWYIPSYNRGLSLKGNTYWYATEKHVNVDFLICFDFTTEKFGPRLPLPFNATESPTYEDVVTLSSVGEEQLAVLFQSEYTLMMEIWVTSKVESTEVLWNKLFLEVDLIAISSHFQFLAEAGSFFIDQKKNVVVVFDKDMDEATDRDMAYVVGKNGYFKKVDIGEEAYTSCFPLVCSYVPSSEQIRQLT from the coding sequence ATGACGATAATGTCAGATCTTCCACGGGATTTGTTAGCGGAGATTCTCAGTAGGGTTCCGTTGACATCTCTAAGAGCAGTGCGATTGACTTGCAAAAAGTGGAACGATTTATCCAAAGATCGGAGCTTTCTCAAGAAGCAAATCGtcgaaacaaagaagaagcaattgGAATCGAAGGAGATTGAGGTGATCATGATGAggaattttagggtttatctaACAAGCATCGATATCCACAACAATGTTGATCCATCATTTACGCCTAAAGGTACACTTATTAGCTTAAGCGATGATGCAAACCATCATCAAGTCGATAATGTATCTAGAGTCTTTCACTGCGATGGTTTACTATTATGCATCACCAAAGACCTCCACTATAGGCTTGTGGTTTGGAACCCttattttggtcaaacaaGATGGATCCAACCCAGAAATTCTTACCACAGAAAGGACAATTACGCTCTTGGGTacgatgagaagaagaaccacAAAATCCTGAGATTGAAGGATAATTATTACGCTCCACGGGAACGGATTTGTGAGTTTGAACTCTACAGTTTTGAGTCTAATTCATGGAAGGTTGTACTTGATGTCAGTCCTGACTGGTATATACCTTCTTATAACCGTGGCTTGTCTCTAAAGGGGAATACTTACTGGTATGCAACAGAGAAGCATGTCAATGttgatttcttgatttgtttcgATTTCACAACAGAGAAATTTGGACCGCGTTTGCCTCTGCCTTTTAACGCTACCGAGTCTCCTACTTATGAAGATGTTGTTACTCTCTCTAGTGTTGGAGAAGAGCAGCTTGCGGTGTTGTTTCAGAGTGAGTATACATTGATGATGGAGATTTGGGTTACGAGCAAGGTTGAGTCCACAGAGGTTTTGTGGAACAAATTGTTCTTAGAGGTTGATTTGATAGCAATCAGCTCTCACTTTCAGTTTCTGGCAGAGGCTGGGAGTTTCTTCATTGaccagaagaagaatgttgttGTGGTTTTTGATAAAGATATGGATGAGGCTACCGATCGCGACATGGCTTACGTTGTTGGGAAGAACGGATACTTCAAAAAAGTGGATATTGGGGAAGAAGCATACACGAGTTGTTTCCCACTTGTATGTTCTTATGTTCCAAGCTCAGAGCAAATCAGGCAGCTAACCTGA